A stretch of DNA from Desulfosarcina ovata subsp. ovata:
GTAGTACTGAAAAAATACGCCAACCGTCGCTTGTATGATACTGAAAAGAGTGTCTATGTCACTTTAAGCGATGTGTCAGGCTATATTCGCCGAGGACGACTGGTCTCCATTGTCGATGCCAAAACAAAAGAAGATGTCACCGCTTTTATCCTAACCCAAATTGTTCTGGAAGAAGCCAAAAAAAACAACGCTCTGTTGCCGGTACCCTTTTTACATCTGATCATTCGCTATGGAGACAACCTTCTCGGTGAGTTTTTTGAAAAGTACCTTGCACTGGTCGTGGAAAATTTTGTCAACCACAGGAAGGCCA
This window harbors:
- a CDS encoding polyhydroxyalkanoate synthesis regulator DNA-binding domain-containing protein, translated to MDVLITANHFRSGESMDQTVVLKKYANRRLYDTEKSVYVTLSDVSGYIRRGRLVSIVDAKTKEDVTAFILTQIVLEEAKKNNALLPVPFLHLIIRYGDNLLGEFFEKYLALVVENFVNHRKAMDNQFRQWLGMGLNMSEATKKNLVEMNPFRSVFDTFGQPDSKKDPDQSS